In the genome of Spirochaetia bacterium, one region contains:
- a CDS encoding ABC transporter permease → MGIYFRNKSFTIGFCCIASIVLLMLVGLIYLPYDPNTVDISSKLQGLSRAHLLGCDHLGRDILSRLMVGARISLSLGCVVVALSFVVGTPLGAFAGYFGGKVDAAVTKVIDTLMSFPGILLALMFVAVLSANYSSMVMALSLMGLPRFARVARGGFMAHRNQTYVLSAKARGAGSLRIMVFHILPHIKADILNTCSISFASAVMSEAGLSYLGLGIQPPTPSFGKMLSDAQPYILVAPHYILAPAVVLVILVLGFNLLGSGLREVQG, encoded by the coding sequence ATGGGAATATATTTCAGGAACAAAAGCTTTACCATAGGTTTCTGCTGCATTGCAAGCATTGTCCTGCTGATGCTGGTCGGATTGATATACCTGCCGTATGATCCCAATACCGTTGATATTTCCAGCAAGTTGCAAGGTCTCAGCCGTGCCCATCTGCTGGGGTGTGATCATCTTGGCAGGGATATCCTTTCCCGCCTGATGGTCGGAGCCCGGATTTCCCTTTCACTGGGATGTGTGGTCGTTGCTCTCAGTTTTGTCGTCGGTACTCCGCTGGGAGCTTTCGCCGGTTACTTCGGGGGCAAGGTGGATGCAGCAGTCACGAAGGTCATAGATACGCTGATGTCTTTTCCTGGCATTCTGCTGGCCCTTATGTTCGTTGCAGTCCTATCAGCAAATTACTCAAGTATGGTCATGGCATTGTCTTTGATGGGGCTTCCTCGTTTTGCCAGGGTCGCCAGAGGAGGTTTCATGGCACACAGGAACCAGACTTATGTCCTTTCGGCAAAAGCAAGAGGAGCAGGTAGCCTCAGGATCATGGTGTTCCATATACTTCCGCATATCAAGGCAGACATACTCAATACATGTTCCATTTCATTTGCTTCTGCCGTAATGAGCGAGGCCGGGCTGAGCTATCTGGGGCTAGGTATACAGCCGCCGACTCCAAGCTTTGGGAAAATGCTCAGTGATGCCCAGCCATATATCCTTGTTGCCCCTCATTATATCCTTGCTCCTGCTGTAGTACTCGTCATACTTGTCCTGGGATTCAACCTGCTGGGGAGTGGCTTGCGGGAGGTACAGGGATGA
- a CDS encoding ABC transporter ATP-binding protein: protein MNYVLQIQGYSLGIPVEGRMISAVTQLDLEVGKGEAVALVGESGCGKSLTALSIAGLAPAGSKPLEGRILLEGEDVLSYSPRQWMKARGTKVSMIFQEPLTALDPLVRVGRQIEEASVCHGIKRKEASILAHEMMEKVGFVDIDRLYRCYPHQLSGGMRQRIMICIALMGHPSLLVADEPTTALDSRIQRQVIETMKGIYSLSDTSLLFISHDLMLVSTVCSRVYVMYAGRIVETGSSSAVLQAPAHPYTQDLLASLPSVDKRGASLPSIQGTVPSLEGRIAEGCPFAPRCKRALPICSRQLPPLVCRDDQKALCHLLREEDGWSRC from the coding sequence ATGAACTACGTACTGCAGATCCAAGGATATTCGCTCGGTATTCCTGTCGAAGGTCGGATGATTTCTGCCGTTACCCAGCTTGACCTTGAAGTCGGGAAAGGTGAAGCCGTAGCCTTGGTAGGAGAGAGCGGCTGTGGCAAAAGCCTGACGGCACTTTCCATAGCAGGGCTTGCTCCTGCAGGTTCAAAGCCTTTGGAGGGCAGGATCTTGCTGGAAGGCGAAGATGTACTTTCATACTCTCCACGGCAATGGATGAAAGCAAGGGGTACGAAGGTGTCGATGATCTTCCAGGAACCACTTACTGCCCTTGATCCCCTTGTCCGTGTCGGCAGACAGATTGAGGAAGCTTCCGTTTGCCATGGGATCAAGAGGAAAGAAGCTTCAATTCTGGCCCATGAGATGATGGAAAAGGTCGGCTTCGTTGATATTGACCGCTTGTATCGTTGCTATCCGCATCAGCTTTCCGGTGGTATGAGACAGCGGATCATGATTTGCATTGCATTGATGGGGCATCCATCCTTGCTTGTTGCCGACGAACCTACCACGGCTCTCGATTCCAGGATCCAACGTCAGGTGATTGAGACGATGAAGGGTATTTATTCATTGTCGGATACTTCCTTGCTTTTCATTTCCCATGACCTTATGCTCGTTTCGACAGTCTGCAGCAGGGTATATGTCATGTATGCAGGCAGGATAGTTGAAACTGGCAGTAGCAGTGCAGTCTTGCAGGCACCAGCCCATCCTTATACCCAGGACCTTCTTGCTTCCTTGCCTTCCGTTGACAAGCGTGGGGCCAGCTTGCCTTCGATACAAGGAACGGTTCCTTCCCTGGAAGGACGTATTGCCGAAGGGTGTCCTTTTGCCCCCCGGTGCAAAAGGGCCTTGCCTATCTGCAGCCGTCAGCTGCCACCTCTTGTCTGCAGGGATGATCAGAAGGCCCTATGCCATTTGCTCAGGGAGGAGGACGGATGGAGCCGATGCTAG
- a CDS encoding ATP-binding cassette domain-containing protein yields MEPMLEFRDVCFSYRIGRRQKKSVLHDIDLSIRKGETFALIGESGCGKSTLAQVASHLLVPDSGTVLFNGEDMNVLCQRDYKSFRRNVQIVFQDPYSSLDDLKTVRYLIEEPLVIHGNTDQSDRLSMVKEMMAAVGLDLMYLDSRPSRLSGGLRQRLALAVALVLRPSFLILDESVSALDVSVQAQVLNLLSALQKKLNLTYLFISHDLDVVSYMADRIAVMYMGRIVEVGPAVAVVRNPLHFYTRQLLAASGSGFAGLMEDSSGREDGRCPFASACTDHMPSCDNGVPKLRLVGDDHWIACPEVSGT; encoded by the coding sequence ATGGAGCCGATGCTAGAATTCAGGGATGTCTGTTTCTCCTACAGGATCGGGAGACGACAGAAGAAGTCCGTCCTGCATGACATTGACCTGTCCATCAGGAAGGGGGAAACCTTTGCTTTGATAGGTGAAAGCGGCTGCGGTAAATCAACGCTTGCACAGGTTGCTTCACATCTGTTGGTCCCCGACAGCGGCACAGTCCTGTTCAACGGGGAAGATATGAATGTACTGTGCCAGCGGGATTACAAGAGTTTCCGAAGGAATGTCCAGATCGTATTCCAGGATCCCTACAGCAGCCTTGATGACCTCAAGACAGTCCGGTACCTCATAGAGGAGCCGCTTGTCATACATGGAAACACTGACCAGTCAGACAGGCTTTCCATGGTCAAGGAAATGATGGCTGCTGTCGGACTGGACCTGATGTATCTTGACAGCCGGCCTTCCCGCTTGTCCGGAGGACTGCGCCAGAGGCTGGCATTGGCCGTGGCCTTGGTACTCCGTCCATCTTTCCTTATTCTTGATGAGAGTGTTTCTGCCTTGGATGTCTCTGTACAGGCACAGGTCCTGAACCTGCTTTCTGCCTTGCAGAAGAAATTGAATCTAACCTATCTTTTTATTTCACATGACCTGGATGTCGTTTCCTATATGGCAGATCGGATTGCCGTCATGTATATGGGAAGGATAGTTGAGGTGGGCCCCGCCGTTGCCGTGGTCAGGAATCCCCTTCATTTCTATACAAGGCAACTTCTTGCTGCCAGTGGCAGTGGCTTTGCAGGTTTGATGGAGGATTCTTCTGGAAGAGAGGATGGAAGATGCCCGTTTGCCTCGGCCTGTACAGACCATATGCCTTCCTGTGACAATGGCGTTCCGAAGCTCAGGCTGGTCGGGGACGACCATTGGATAGCCTGTCCCGAAGTTTCCGGAACCTAG
- a CDS encoding pentapeptide repeat-containing protein: MFTFQTCKKEGCNAFVCMDGEYCYRHAPDREKLRQRLRDLLESDQDRIADLCFTHGEFEDFVIKKKRLTSSNLSWCVFRNIDFSGCTINSSFFSFCIFDTCRFKDVDIRYSVFSGSKIIGCDFSGSLLIHDNFMGIDAWNCDFSSSDLYFTTFCSSQLRDVSFEDTNLKKSDFRMTVQRRLNFRYSNLESANGSSMAVL; encoded by the coding sequence ATGTTCACATTTCAAACCTGCAAAAAAGAAGGATGCAATGCCTTTGTCTGCATGGATGGCGAGTACTGCTACAGGCATGCCCCAGACAGGGAAAAGCTACGGCAGAGACTGCGGGACCTGCTGGAAAGCGACCAGGACAGGATTGCTGACCTTTGCTTTACCCATGGAGAATTTGAAGATTTCGTCATAAAGAAAAAAAGATTGACCAGCAGCAACCTTTCATGGTGCGTATTCCGGAACATTGATTTTTCAGGCTGTACGATCAACTCAAGTTTCTTCAGCTTCTGTATTTTTGACACCTGTAGGTTCAAGGATGTCGACATAAGGTATTCCGTCTTTTCAGGAAGCAAGATCATTGGCTGTGACTTTTCAGGTTCGCTTCTTATCCATGACAATTTCATGGGAATCGACGCATGGAACTGTGACTTCAGCAGCAGTGATCTCTACTTCACGACTTTCTGCAGTTCGCAGCTCAGGGATGTTTCCTTCGAAGATACCAATCTGAAGAAATCAGATTTCCGGATGACCGTGCAACGCAGGCTTAATTTCCGCTACTCGAACCTTGAATCAGCAAACGGCAGTTCCATGGCCGTACTGTGA
- a CDS encoding RluA family pseudouridine synthase — MSLDKGLIELTVGEIAQPVRVDKYVASCRDDVSRSLVADAEITINGKPAKNSSKVSCGDRIVVSYSQECFGEIEGEDLPLHILYEDADLLVVDKAQGMVVHPGAGNLHHTLVNALVFRYGRDFESGDPASSKNADSAADIDEDEAWQLDPLRPGIVHRLDKDTSGTMVIALNRESHRKLAAQFKEHTVSKVYIAICKGFFTNKRGRIQTNLVRDRKDRKKFTICQPPKGKSADTSFVVLRQFEGYALVRISIHTGRTHQIRVHMASIGHPLLGDPIYARPDRTFPQATLMLHSFSLELDHPRDGRRLNFRSPMPQRFKQIIRQL; from the coding sequence ATGTCCCTGGACAAAGGACTGATAGAACTGACTGTCGGAGAAATCGCACAGCCTGTGAGGGTGGACAAATATGTCGCTTCCTGTCGGGATGATGTTTCCCGTTCCCTTGTCGCCGATGCAGAGATTACCATAAACGGGAAACCGGCAAAGAACAGCAGCAAGGTTTCCTGTGGCGACCGGATAGTCGTCTCATATAGCCAGGAGTGCTTCGGAGAAATAGAGGGAGAAGATCTGCCGCTTCATATCCTGTATGAGGATGCTGACTTGCTTGTCGTTGACAAAGCCCAAGGAATGGTTGTACATCCTGGGGCGGGAAACCTGCATCATACGCTTGTAAATGCATTGGTATTCAGGTATGGCAGGGATTTTGAAAGCGGTGATCCAGCTTCTTCCAAAAATGCCGATTCAGCTGCTGATATCGACGAGGACGAGGCCTGGCAGCTTGATCCGCTGAGGCCTGGCATCGTGCATCGCCTGGATAAGGACACAAGCGGCACAATGGTCATTGCCTTGAACAGGGAAAGCCATCGGAAGCTTGCTGCCCAATTCAAGGAACACACGGTCAGTAAAGTATATATAGCTATCTGCAAGGGTTTTTTCACAAACAAACGGGGCAGGATCCAGACCAATCTGGTCCGGGACCGGAAAGACAGGAAGAAATTTACCATCTGCCAACCTCCCAAGGGAAAGTCTGCAGATACTTCTTTTGTGGTCCTGCGGCAGTTTGAAGGCTATGCTTTGGTACGCATCAGCATCCATACAGGACGCACCCATCAGATCCGTGTCCATATGGCATCGATAGGGCATCCTCTTCTGGGAGATCCGATCTATGCCCGTCCTGACAGGACTTTTCCCCAAGCGACATTGATGCTCCATTCCTTTTCCCTTGAACTTGATCATCCGCGTGATGGCAGGCGGCTCAACTTCCGCTCTCCTATGCCACAGCGGTTCAAGCAGATTATCCGACAGCTGTAG
- a CDS encoding ABC transporter permease, whose product MRYVLRKLTSTLLTIILVALITFLVFQILPGDPALVMLGPDADPAQVAQLHQSMGLDGNTALRFFKWLKAAAKGDFGTSYRYGLPISSLIWNAFSVSLSIGLLGLGLSVLIGIPLGVLLASRKSHGKGMVLTFLSQMGLSVPAFLVGILLISLLAVRIPLFPSMGYVRFSQSHSRWFASIFLPSLSLAIGCASVLSQYLSSSILEQQKKDYVRTVRSEGAGESRILYLHVLRNSLVPVVTIFGMLVADVLGGSIIIENVFSLPGIGKLLTSSITSRDLPLLQALVLYLSFIVIVCNFAVDVVYRLIDPRIRLE is encoded by the coding sequence ATGCGCTATGTGCTACGAAAGCTTACAAGTACGCTTCTGACAATCATATTGGTTGCCTTGATTACTTTCCTTGTATTTCAGATATTGCCGGGAGACCCGGCCTTGGTCATGCTTGGCCCTGATGCCGATCCTGCACAGGTTGCGCAGCTCCACCAGAGCATGGGGCTTGACGGCAATACCGCGTTGCGATTTTTCAAGTGGTTGAAGGCTGCAGCGAAAGGGGATTTCGGTACAAGCTACCGTTATGGGCTCCCTATAAGTTCTTTGATCTGGAATGCATTTTCTGTTTCACTGTCCATAGGCTTGCTTGGCCTTGGCTTGTCGGTCCTCATCGGCATTCCGCTTGGTGTCCTTTTGGCCAGCCGGAAATCGCATGGCAAAGGAATGGTACTTACCTTCTTGTCCCAGATGGGACTTTCTGTACCTGCTTTCCTTGTAGGTATCCTTCTCATTTCCCTGCTTGCTGTCAGGATTCCTCTTTTTCCTTCCATGGGGTATGTCAGGTTTTCCCAGTCCCATTCGCGTTGGTTTGCTTCCATATTTCTTCCTTCGCTGTCCCTGGCAATCGGCTGTGCATCCGTCCTGTCCCAATACCTCAGTTCAAGTATCTTGGAACAGCAGAAAAAGGACTATGTACGTACGGTACGTTCGGAAGGTGCCGGCGAATCCCGTATCCTGTATCTGCATGTGCTGAGAAATTCCCTTGTTCCTGTGGTAACGATATTCGGCATGCTGGTTGCCGATGTGCTGGGGGGAAGCATCATCATTGAAAATGTCTTTTCACTGCCAGGAATAGGCAAGTTGCTTACTTCCAGCATTACCAGCCGGGACTTGCCTTTGCTCCAGGCCCTTGTCCTTTATCTTTCCTTCATCGTCATCGTGTGTAATTTTGCAGTTGATGTCGTCTATCGCTTGATCGATCCAAGGATCAGGTTGGAGTAG
- a CDS encoding Smr/MutS family protein — protein sequence MTVSKKTLEDLGFPQVRQMIASHCLTCEGKARLGFDDFIGDRTLLLERQHIVDRLRALLQRPHTEKPEAFPSLEPVLEEFDRTYQSLDGICLLASAEYVDSSRKLLDFLCLDESEPSLGSSLSEHLIPELLQYAEKATQVLDGDGKVKESYPSIRKLLEAADASRHSRTDYARKFIKGHVDAMRDQPETVRDGRLVLPVRSDAKSRVDGFVHSASASGNTIFMEPYKLVEYNNQVVLAEQQVQIEIARILSELSQQLKSLETELRVLSSVVTQIDCLYAMAVWSVDQHCTQTLLEEAPSPVRLLKARHPLLGQKAVPITIDLKENIRAVVLSGPNAGGKTVTIKTVGLFVLLNQLTGFIPCSEGSALPLFSGLYTDIGDEQSISDELSTFSGHMHNLAQILRGCTDSSLVILDELGSGTDPAEGGAIACGVLDYLAVHAGLSLITSHQVSLKHKAYISPSMMNASMEFNEDSHLPTFNVIQGLPGDSHALDTAIRMKLPDEVIEAARRYLGSDNLQMGKIIKELESRQREAAWKAKELEERERQLSELRRQIDLHELQVRQKEHMLKVSQSTELSRYVRESRSRLEKLVSDVATGKLTKEKTQAVKTFIADIGEKQADFSDQLDKEETELHARNMKGSKPVLSVGCHVLCGSLKKEGIILSAAGRDKWEVGIGSMRITLKEKDLEPIDKQEPQSQKVNVSYLSSSPRPKLCIDVRGLTLEQALDALQRQIEACMVHGLSSFQVIHGLGNGILQTGITRYLKQDQNIKDFHFAKPDDGGMGKTYVEL from the coding sequence ATGACCGTCAGCAAGAAGACTTTGGAAGACCTTGGTTTCCCCCAGGTCAGGCAGATGATTGCCTCGCATTGCCTGACATGCGAAGGAAAGGCAAGGCTTGGATTTGATGATTTCATAGGTGACCGGACCTTGCTTTTGGAACGCCAGCATATAGTTGATAGGTTGCGTGCGTTGCTGCAACGTCCACATACGGAAAAGCCTGAGGCTTTTCCTTCACTGGAACCTGTGTTGGAAGAATTTGACCGCACCTATCAGTCTCTGGATGGCATATGCCTGCTTGCATCTGCCGAGTATGTGGACAGCAGCAGGAAACTTCTTGATTTCTTGTGCCTTGATGAATCTGAACCTTCGTTGGGCTCATCCCTTTCCGAACATCTGATCCCTGAACTTCTGCAATATGCAGAAAAAGCTACCCAGGTCCTGGACGGGGACGGCAAGGTAAAGGAGTCATATCCTTCAATCCGCAAGCTGCTTGAAGCTGCGGATGCGTCCAGACACAGCAGGACCGACTATGCCAGGAAATTCATCAAAGGCCATGTCGATGCCATGCGTGACCAACCGGAAACCGTCCGTGACGGCAGGCTGGTCCTTCCTGTCCGCAGTGATGCCAAGTCAAGGGTTGATGGTTTTGTCCACAGTGCTTCTGCAAGTGGCAATACCATATTCATGGAACCCTACAAGTTGGTTGAGTACAACAACCAGGTAGTGCTGGCAGAACAGCAGGTACAAATAGAGATTGCAAGGATCCTGAGTGAGCTTTCACAGCAGCTGAAGTCGTTGGAAACGGAGCTGAGGGTGCTTTCTTCCGTCGTGACGCAGATAGATTGCCTTTATGCCATGGCTGTATGGTCCGTTGACCAGCATTGCACGCAGACGCTGCTGGAAGAGGCTCCTTCACCGGTAAGATTGCTCAAGGCCCGCCACCCGTTGCTGGGGCAGAAGGCTGTTCCCATTACCATTGACCTGAAGGAGAATATCAGGGCCGTGGTCCTTTCCGGTCCGAATGCAGGCGGAAAGACGGTAACCATAAAGACGGTAGGACTTTTTGTATTGCTTAATCAGCTGACTGGTTTCATTCCTTGCAGTGAAGGTTCTGCATTGCCTCTTTTCAGCGGCCTGTACACTGATATCGGGGACGAACAGAGCATCAGCGATGAACTGAGTACGTTTTCAGGCCATATGCATAACCTTGCGCAGATACTCCGTGGCTGTACTGACAGTTCCTTGGTCATCCTTGATGAACTTGGATCGGGCACCGATCCTGCCGAGGGTGGTGCCATTGCCTGCGGTGTCCTGGACTACCTGGCTGTCCATGCCGGTCTCAGCCTCATTACATCTCACCAGGTATCCCTGAAGCACAAGGCTTATATTTCGCCGTCGATGATGAATGCCAGCATGGAGTTCAATGAAGACAGCCATTTGCCTACGTTCAATGTCATACAGGGGTTGCCGGGAGACAGCCATGCCCTTGATACGGCAATTCGCATGAAGCTTCCTGATGAGGTGATTGAAGCCGCGCGCCGTTACCTTGGGTCTGACAACCTGCAGATGGGCAAGATCATCAAAGAATTGGAAAGCAGGCAGCGCGAGGCTGCCTGGAAGGCAAAGGAACTTGAGGAGCGGGAGCGGCAGCTGTCCGAACTGCGTCGTCAGATTGACCTGCATGAGCTTCAGGTCCGGCAGAAAGAGCATATGCTCAAGGTCAGCCAGTCGACTGAACTTTCAAGATATGTGAGGGAAAGCAGATCAAGGCTGGAAAAACTTGTATCGGATGTTGCCACGGGAAAACTGACGAAAGAAAAGACCCAGGCTGTAAAGACATTCATTGCGGATATCGGAGAGAAGCAGGCGGATTTTTCAGACCAGCTGGACAAGGAAGAGACGGAACTGCATGCAAGGAACATGAAAGGATCGAAACCTGTGCTTTCTGTAGGATGCCATGTCCTGTGCGGTTCCCTGAAGAAGGAAGGTATCATCCTTTCTGCTGCAGGCCGGGACAAATGGGAAGTAGGTATCGGTTCTATGCGCATTACGCTCAAGGAAAAGGACTTGGAGCCCATCGACAAGCAGGAACCTCAATCCCAGAAAGTCAATGTCAGCTATCTGTCTTCTTCTCCGAGGCCGAAGCTGTGCATCGATGTCCGTGGTCTGACCCTGGAACAGGCTTTGGATGCATTGCAGCGTCAGATTGAAGCCTGCATGGTCCATGGTCTGTCTTCTTTCCAAGTAATCCATGGCCTGGGCAACGGCATCCTTCAGACCGGTATTACGCGGTATCTGAAACAAGACCAGAACATAAAGGACTTTCATTTTGCCAAACCGGATGACGGAGGCATGGGCAAGACCTATGTGGAACTGTAA
- the rsgA gene encoding ribosome small subunit-dependent GTPase A, whose protein sequence is MVGMITRGINNIFSAKCEGTVYSCRIKGKQLEAVSGEYNPLSVGDLVEFTVTGTQEGLVTRRLPRRNCFQRWNVKGQCNQTVVANMDLLVCVCSCGVPPFRPRFIDRVIASSQGIPVIIVLNKMELDMTEQEQERLELFGRLGYPVFRTSALEERGIEELSDYLRGKLAAFVGQSGVGKSTLVNVLLGSGQRTGDVSLKYNRGRHTTNYALLLEQGDLHIVDTPGVRELIVPHRDPIEIANSFPEFREPASRCAYDGCLHDSEPDCEVKRQVEEGLIDADRYESYLRILQSLEEQGPCWKGSTGSTSKARYKMPDKKMNQKEKIL, encoded by the coding sequence ATGGTCGGAATGATTACCAGAGGTATCAACAACATTTTTTCAGCAAAGTGTGAAGGGACAGTCTACTCTTGTCGTATCAAGGGAAAGCAGCTTGAAGCTGTCAGTGGTGAATATAATCCTCTCTCTGTGGGAGACTTGGTGGAATTTACCGTTACAGGTACCCAGGAGGGGCTTGTCACCCGTCGCCTTCCTCGAAGGAATTGTTTCCAGAGATGGAATGTAAAGGGGCAATGTAACCAGACGGTAGTTGCCAATATGGATTTGCTTGTCTGCGTATGCAGCTGCGGGGTACCGCCTTTTCGGCCTAGGTTCATCGATCGTGTCATAGCCAGCAGCCAAGGAATTCCGGTCATCATTGTACTTAACAAGATGGAACTGGATATGACGGAACAGGAACAGGAACGGCTCGAACTTTTTGGCCGCCTGGGCTACCCTGTGTTCAGGACCAGTGCATTGGAGGAAAGAGGCATCGAGGAATTGTCGGACTATCTCAGGGGTAAGCTCGCCGCATTCGTAGGGCAGAGCGGCGTAGGCAAATCGACGCTTGTCAATGTGCTGCTCGGCAGTGGGCAAAGGACGGGTGATGTTTCCCTCAAATACAACAGGGGAAGACATACGACCAACTATGCACTCTTGCTGGAACAGGGAGACCTGCATATCGTAGATACTCCGGGAGTACGTGAGCTGATCGTTCCCCATCGTGATCCTATTGAGATTGCAAACAGCTTTCCTGAGTTCAGGGAACCTGCTTCCAGATGTGCCTATGACGGCTGCCTGCATGACAGTGAGCCTGACTGCGAAGTCAAACGTCAAGTTGAAGAAGGATTGATAGATGCTGACCGGTATGAGAGCTACTTGAGGATATTGCAGAGCTTGGAAGAACAGGGTCCCTGCTGGAAGGGCAGTACGGGATCAACAAGCAAGGCCAGGTACAAGATGCCGGATAAGAAGATGAACCAGAAGGAAAAGATACTATGA
- a CDS encoding MBL fold metallo-hydrolase, protein MKIYQHFSVVGFCNTYIIGGPEGGQAILIDPGHVDNELIAIIERNHYTLGTILLTHRHKAHTQGVGTLLKIYSPKIYAYAEKVYDFPVTRIHGDETIDCGGIKVETIHVPGHSVDSLVFKISHALFTGDTLNAGRTSSTPGYMERSILADQIEKKLMCLDGNFLLFPGHGAPSTINNERLFNPDLSERTASQWIQSSHHS, encoded by the coding sequence ATGAAAATATACCAGCATTTTTCCGTAGTAGGGTTCTGCAATACCTATATCATCGGAGGTCCTGAAGGCGGACAGGCCATCCTCATTGACCCCGGACATGTAGACAATGAGCTGATTGCAATAATCGAACGGAACCATTATACGTTGGGAACGATCCTGCTTACCCACCGTCACAAGGCCCACACCCAAGGCGTAGGGACCTTGCTCAAGATCTACAGTCCGAAGATATATGCCTATGCAGAAAAGGTCTATGACTTCCCCGTGACCAGGATACATGGGGATGAGACCATTGACTGCGGCGGTATCAAAGTAGAAACCATACATGTACCTGGACACAGCGTCGATTCCTTGGTCTTCAAGATAAGCCATGCACTGTTCACAGGGGACACGCTCAATGCCGGCAGAACCAGTTCAACTCCAGGCTATATGGAACGGTCTATCCTTGCAGACCAGATTGAAAAGAAACTGATGTGCCTGGACGGCAATTTCCTTCTGTTTCCAGGACACGGAGCTCCGAGCACCATCAACAACGAACGGCTGTTCAACCCCGATCTGTCAGAAAGGACCGCCTCACAGTGGATTCAAAGCTCACATCATTCATAG
- a CDS encoding YggS family pyridoxal phosphate-dependent enzyme yields the protein MKEALNEIHRQIEECGREGKTRLMAVSKTHPWEAVMEAYDLGQRLFGENRVQEVLMKFPPKGARPEGMELHLIGHLQSNKVKKAVSYVDAIDSVDSMKVARLINSSAADFGIIMPVLLEYNTSGEKNKSGFGSYAEILELCQHAGDFPHIRIDGLMTIGPLGDDHAKTKQAFEHLVEIQSRLASDVPSLNLHELSMGMSGDYLLALQCGSTLIRVGTKIFGKRDYGNKDA from the coding sequence ATGAAAGAAGCATTGAATGAAATACATAGACAGATCGAGGAATGTGGAAGGGAAGGGAAAACCAGGCTGATGGCTGTCAGCAAGACCCATCCCTGGGAAGCGGTAATGGAGGCCTATGACCTTGGACAAAGGTTGTTCGGAGAGAACCGTGTACAGGAAGTGCTGATGAAATTTCCTCCGAAGGGTGCAAGACCGGAGGGGATGGAGCTGCACTTGATCGGACACCTGCAGTCCAACAAAGTCAAGAAGGCGGTTTCCTATGTTGATGCAATTGACAGTGTCGACAGCATGAAGGTAGCACGTTTGATCAATAGCTCCGCAGCTGATTTCGGCATCATCATGCCTGTGCTTCTTGAATACAATACCAGCGGAGAGAAAAACAAGAGCGGATTCGGCTCCTATGCTGAGATCCTGGAACTTTGCCAGCATGCCGGCGATTTTCCTCATATCAGGATTGACGGACTGATGACGATCGGACCATTGGGAGACGACCATGCAAAGACCAAGCAGGCTTTCGAGCATCTGGTTGAAATCCAGTCCAGACTTGCAAGTGATGTTCCCTCTCTCAACTTGCATGAACTGAGCATGGGTATGAGCGGTGATTACCTTCTTGCCCTGCAGTGTGGTTCAACGCTCATCAGAGTCGGAACGAAGATATTCGGAAAGCGTGACTACGGGAACAAGGATGCATAA